In Anaerolineales bacterium, one DNA window encodes the following:
- the plsX gene encoding phosphate acyltransferase PlsX: MARIVVDAMGSDNFPAPDVEGAVQAAREYGAEIILVGDEGLIKPVLDAQNTEGLKIRVLHAPEILSMEDKGENLVLKARSREARNSMAVGIDLVKNGEADAFVSAGNTGAGMVTALFRLGRIRGVDRPALAPIFPTATGTCVVLDIGANPDCKPENLLQFGILGSIYAEKVRGVKSPKVGLISNGEEEGKGNELVKAATPLFKSANLNYIGNVEGKEVIGGKVDVAVTDGFTGNVMLKTSEAVAKLITDKIREIIRNGSIVTKLGGLLVKPALGAIKKLLDPGEQGAAPMLGVNGLVFIGHGRSDAFAIKNAVRVAKHAVDVNVLDAMKSAIEESLKN; the protein is encoded by the coding sequence ATGGCTCGAATCGTTGTAGATGCGATGGGAAGCGATAATTTCCCGGCACCGGATGTGGAGGGCGCGGTACAGGCGGCGCGTGAGTATGGGGCGGAGATCATTCTGGTCGGTGATGAAGGTCTCATTAAACCGGTGCTTGATGCCCAAAATACAGAGGGATTAAAGATACGTGTACTCCATGCCCCCGAAATACTCAGCATGGAGGATAAGGGAGAAAACCTTGTGCTGAAAGCGCGCAGCAGGGAAGCCAGGAATTCAATGGCTGTCGGCATTGATCTTGTGAAAAACGGCGAAGCGGATGCCTTTGTCAGCGCGGGCAACACAGGCGCAGGCATGGTGACTGCCCTGTTCAGGTTGGGACGCATCCGCGGTGTGGACCGCCCCGCTCTCGCACCGATCTTCCCCACCGCAACCGGCACATGTGTAGTTCTGGATATCGGCGCAAACCCCGATTGCAAACCAGAGAATTTACTACAGTTCGGGATTTTGGGAAGCATTTATGCTGAGAAGGTTCGCGGGGTAAAAAGCCCTAAAGTGGGTTTGATCTCCAACGGCGAGGAGGAAGGCAAGGGCAATGAACTGGTTAAGGCAGCCACGCCGTTGTTCAAATCGGCAAATCTGAATTATATTGGAAATGTGGAAGGCAAGGAGGTCATTGGTGGCAAGGTGGACGTGGCTGTCACAGATGGGTTTACAGGCAATGTCATGTTGAAGACATCCGAAGCGGTCGCCAAATTGATCACCGACAAGATCCGCGAGATCATCAGGAACGGAAGCATCGTCACCAAGCTCGGAGGACTATTGGTAAAGCCCGCCTTGGGTGCGATCAAAAAACTGCTCGACCCCGGCGAACAGGGAGCCGCTCCCATGCTCGGAGTGAACGGACTGGTTTTCATCGGTCATGGCCGCTCGGACGCATTCGCCATCAAGAACGCGGTGCGCGTGGCCAAACATGCAGTGGATGTAAATGTACTTGATGCAATGAAATCTGCGATTGAAGAGAGTTTAAAGAATTAA
- a CDS encoding SH3 domain-containing protein yields the protein MNKDELMARLEEQRKWRERRPSPAAAKPRHSLPIARLALAFFFVPGMLYAAWALAPNFSLQETSPASLETNMSVPLTSKATAANTEQTTITMTVCAGGFDAAKLHVRFEAGLKGDVRGYLAEGETVTVPLGERGEPLTKLIDDVRWTFIQSPIIGWVSASHLCK from the coding sequence GTGAACAAGGATGAATTGATGGCGAGACTCGAAGAGCAACGCAAATGGCGCGAACGCCGTCCATCCCCCGCTGCTGCCAAACCCAGACACAGCCTCCCGATCGCGCGGTTGGCGCTGGCGTTCTTTTTTGTGCCAGGCATGTTGTATGCAGCCTGGGCGTTGGCGCCCAATTTTTCCCTGCAGGAAACCAGTCCCGCTTCGCTGGAAACGAATATGAGCGTACCGCTTACCAGCAAAGCAACCGCAGCCAATACGGAACAGACAACCATCACCATGACTGTATGCGCTGGCGGATTCGACGCCGCAAAACTGCACGTCCGTTTTGAGGCAGGCTTGAAAGGCGACGTGCGCGGCTACCTGGCAGAAGGCGAAACGGTTACCGTCCCGTTGGGAGAGCGTGGCGAGCCGCTCACCAAACTTATAGATGACGTGCGCTGGACGTTTATCCAATCACCCATCATCGGCTGGGTCAGCGCCAGCCACCTATGCAAATAA
- a CDS encoding ParA family protein, which yields MKMISTGNHKGGTGKTTTTLSLAHAAALRGYRVLMVDCDPQGQCATALGMRPEPGLFNVLLRPEEDLHQWIRETRRANLDLLPGNQDTASAQIVLGAKNASIEFIWAFFSPLRKEYDFIFFDTAPSVGGIQERVMYAADHVLIPSATEYLSLDGVAQMMDMLGKLRSQHHWKGSLLGVLPTFYDDNTSESRQSMENLKQGFGDDLLSPIHRATVLRECAAEGKTIFEFAPASRASQEYEFTLTDIIKRI from the coding sequence ATGAAAATGATCTCAACAGGAAACCACAAAGGTGGCACAGGCAAGACCACGACCACGCTCTCGCTGGCGCACGCTGCCGCCCTGCGCGGATACCGCGTCCTGATGGTGGACTGCGATCCACAGGGACAATGCGCGACCGCGCTTGGGATGCGCCCGGAGCCTGGGCTGTTTAATGTGCTCCTCCGCCCGGAGGAGGACCTGCACCAATGGATTCGAGAGACGAGGCGCGCGAACCTTGATTTGTTGCCCGGCAACCAGGATACCGCTTCGGCTCAGATCGTTCTCGGCGCAAAGAACGCCTCCATCGAATTCATCTGGGCGTTCTTCTCCCCCCTGCGCAAGGAATACGACTTCATCTTCTTTGACACCGCGCCCTCGGTTGGCGGCATTCAGGAACGGGTCATGTATGCCGCCGATCATGTCCTGATCCCGTCCGCCACCGAATACCTCTCCCTTGATGGCGTGGCGCAGATGATGGACATGCTAGGCAAACTCCGCAGCCAGCATCATTGGAAGGGATCGCTGCTCGGCGTGCTACCGACCTTCTACGACGACAACACCAGTGAGAGCAGGCAGTCGATGGAAAACCTGAAACAGGGCTTTGGCGATGACCTGCTCTCTCCCATCCACCGCGCGACTGTCCTGCGCGAATGCGCGGCGGAAGGAAAGACAATCTTCGAGTTTGCCCCCGCCAGCCGCGCTTCGCAGGAATACGAGTTCACTCTGACCGACATCATCAAGAGAATATAG
- the dnaB gene encoding replicative DNA helicase translates to MAQRTTTLTPKTAVSASPVMPHSVEAEEAAIGSVLINPDAYFELAVFLKAEDFYIHRHRFIWEVFARLHASRKPVDLLTVADELERDGKLAEVGGSAYLTSLINQVPTSLNAEAYGRIVQEHSTRRKLIFAANMIASLAYSSDPITDVTSSAVMELEKAVTDAMGTGLRHMTVPFSAMYDQMADASEKGIVPGIPTCIGNLDVLLKNLKVGVYVVAGRPGQGKTAFKLSVAKNAAMQGYRVAVFSLEMPNEQITQRLTANETGIPLDRIQSGQLTQEEWEKVNAAAETFEKLPIFMDDTPAITPAQIEARCRRLIMQHGPLDLVVVDYLQIMGMDGRSANRTEEVSAISRGLKTVSRRLNVPVLVGAQLNRESEKEERRPRLSDLRESGSIEADADVVIFPFEEDSVETLIVAKHRNGKKGDANASFVKQLTKFE, encoded by the coding sequence ATGGCTCAACGAACTACTACACTCACACCCAAGACAGCAGTTTCTGCGAGCCCTGTCATGCCTCACAGCGTGGAAGCCGAAGAAGCCGCGATCGGCTCGGTGTTGATCAACCCGGATGCCTATTTTGAACTCGCGGTATTTTTGAAGGCTGAGGATTTTTACATCCACCGCCACCGCTTTATCTGGGAGGTTTTTGCCCGCCTGCACGCCTCCCGCAAGCCTGTGGACCTGCTCACTGTCGCGGACGAACTGGAGCGTGACGGCAAACTTGCGGAAGTGGGTGGGTCTGCCTACCTGACTTCGTTGATCAACCAGGTCCCGACCTCGCTCAACGCGGAAGCCTATGGACGAATCGTGCAGGAACATTCCACCCGCCGCAAGTTGATATTCGCCGCCAACATGATCGCGTCGCTGGCATATAGCAGCGACCCCATCACGGATGTAACCTCCAGCGCAGTCATGGAACTGGAAAAAGCGGTCACCGATGCGATGGGAACGGGGCTGCGTCACATGACCGTGCCGTTTTCGGCGATGTACGACCAAATGGCGGACGCCTCCGAAAAGGGAATCGTTCCCGGCATCCCGACCTGCATCGGCAACCTTGACGTATTGCTCAAGAACCTGAAAGTGGGCGTGTATGTTGTGGCTGGGCGGCCGGGGCAGGGCAAGACCGCATTCAAACTCAGCGTCGCCAAAAACGCAGCCATGCAGGGTTATCGTGTGGCGGTCTTTTCGCTGGAGATGCCCAACGAACAGATCACCCAGCGCCTCACCGCCAACGAAACCGGCATCCCGCTCGACAGGATCCAGAGCGGGCAATTGACGCAGGAGGAGTGGGAGAAGGTCAATGCCGCCGCAGAAACCTTCGAGAAACTGCCGATCTTTATGGACGATACCCCCGCGATCACGCCCGCCCAGATCGAAGCCCGCTGCCGCCGCCTGATCATGCAGCATGGACCGCTCGACTTGGTGGTGGTGGATTACCTCCAGATCATGGGCATGGATGGCAGGAGCGCCAATCGCACAGAGGAGGTCAGCGCGATCTCACGTGGGTTGAAGACTGTCAGCCGCCGCCTCAACGTCCCCGTATTGGTGGGAGCGCAACTCAACCGCGAATCCGAGAAGGAGGAACGCCGCCCACGCCTGTCCGACCTGCGCGAAAGCGGAAGCATCGAAGCGGATGCCGATGTGGTCATCTTCCCCTTCGAGGAAGACAGCGTAGAGACGTTGATCGTCGCAAAACATCGCAACGGTAAGAAAGGAGACGCAAACGCAAGCTTCGTGAAACAACTTACCAAATTTGAATAG
- a CDS encoding thermonuclease family protein, producing MQTAWALITQTARANQPQPSNTLVPTLTPPPTETLLVLATPTQNLPSNPTSAHACIRAQEPQYAMVVSITDGDTIRVLLDGEVIPLRYIGMDTPEKNEPFGSEASQTNSELVAGKDVILYRDVSERDAFDRILRFVFVGDTFINHEMIRQGYATAFRYPPDTSCAAVFEQADNEARATGMGMWQAQATFEATAPEETLVITFVNKVAEYADIQNQSSEPINLAGWRLVSEKGSQSCTLSGIIQPGETLRVWAGPGAGEGFNCGFGSNIWNNNEPDPGVLYNPQNIEISRYP from the coding sequence ATGCAGACCGCCTGGGCATTGATCACCCAAACCGCCAGGGCAAACCAGCCCCAACCTTCCAACACTCTTGTGCCGACTCTCACACCGCCTCCCACCGAAACACTCCTGGTTCTTGCAACCCCAACCCAGAACTTGCCTTCGAACCCGACCTCAGCGCACGCCTGTATCCGCGCCCAGGAGCCCCAATACGCCATGGTTGTCAGCATCACAGACGGCGACACTATCAGAGTCCTGCTCGATGGGGAAGTGATCCCGCTTCGCTACATCGGCATGGATACTCCCGAAAAAAATGAGCCATTTGGCAGCGAAGCCTCACAGACGAACAGCGAACTGGTCGCCGGAAAGGACGTGATCCTCTACCGCGACGTCTCCGAACGGGATGCCTTTGACCGCATCTTGCGCTTCGTCTTCGTGGGTGACACATTCATCAACCATGAAATGATCAGGCAGGGATACGCGACCGCATTCCGCTATCCACCCGATACATCCTGCGCGGCCGTGTTCGAACAGGCGGACAACGAAGCACGTGCCACAGGCATGGGCATGTGGCAGGCGCAGGCGACTTTCGAAGCAACCGCACCCGAAGAAACGCTTGTGATTACCTTTGTCAATAAAGTGGCGGAATACGCCGACATTCAAAACCAATCCAGCGAACCGATCAATCTCGCAGGCTGGCGTCTCGTCTCCGAAAAGGGAAGCCAATCCTGTACTCTCAGCGGCATCATCCAGCCCGGCGAAACCCTCCGCGTCTGGGCGGGACCGGGGGCTGGCGAGGGATTCAATTGCGGCTTCGGCAGCAACATCTGGAACAACAACGAACCCGACCCTGGCGTTCTCTACAACCCGCAAAACATCGAGATCAGCAGGTATCCATGA
- a CDS encoding DEAD/DEAH box helicase family protein, translated as MGNKEAKARIKINELLKEAGWRFFDAPEGRANIVLENNVKITESHVDALGENFEKAKNGFVDFLLLDKKSFPLIVLEAKSEDKHALAGKEQARKYAQAQHCRFIILSNGNSHYFWDTQRGNPQPITKFPSPDSFESYSKFTPNPQSLIREVVESDYIVLTQDHNYKANPSWKSDPKLRFLREYQLKAIKAIQESVKQGKDRFLFEMATGTGKTLVSAAVIKLFLRTGNARRVLFLVDRLELENQAKKAFVDYLKTDYQTAVYKENRDDWRKAEIVVSTIQSFMSKNKYKRIFSPDDFDLVVSDEAHRSIGGNSRAVFEYFIGYKLGLTATPKDYLKNFDPENQNDPREWERRVLMDTYKTFGCENGIPTYRYSLLDGVIEGFLINPVVVDARTDVTAKMLSDEGYAVLVPREEEGENEENNEEVEETFIRSDFEKRFFSDDTNRVFCETFLQHALHDPLSDEIGKGIVFCVSQTHASKITQLLNEIADRMFPGKYQSDFAVQVTSWIPDAQQFAINFSNNNLRGSANFIESYKTSKARICVTVGMMTTGYDCPDILNLAFMRPVFSPTDFIQIKGRGTRKHEFTEQITDPLWKKNIGTQQKDKFKLFDFFANCEYFEEDFNYNEVLKLPRLGRTGGTGGEAGAGGVSYVVEGFESTLPDAIKSVRETAIGPEGMRVDRMYFQKFEEQIKQDDFAVQKAEAGDLEAIIKHIEENIFDKPEEFFNLEKLRRSLNIDRRVTLREIVEVIFGLKPYFKTRDEMLDEEFDKFDSRFMPDEKQFTPARNFFKTYVLEPDFRSKVNEGDFAYLMGSHAGGESLRNLTIELRNKIIEYIKDYVSFNQFV; from the coding sequence ATGGGAAACAAAGAAGCCAAGGCAAGAATCAAAATCAATGAACTGCTCAAAGAGGCGGGGTGGAGATTTTTTGACGCGCCTGAAGGCAGGGCGAATATTGTCCTTGAGAACAACGTCAAGATTACAGAGAGCCACGTCGATGCGCTTGGGGAGAATTTCGAAAAGGCGAAGAACGGATTTGTTGATTTTCTGCTGTTGGATAAGAAAAGTTTCCCGCTGATCGTTCTGGAGGCAAAATCAGAGGATAAACATGCGCTGGCGGGGAAGGAACAGGCACGGAAGTATGCCCAGGCACAGCACTGCCGTTTTATTATTCTGTCCAACGGTAATTCGCATTACTTTTGGGATACGCAGCGCGGCAACCCACAGCCAATTACAAAATTCCCCTCCCCTGATTCTTTTGAGAGCTATTCCAAGTTCACGCCCAACCCGCAAAGCCTAATTCGGGAAGTTGTCGAAAGTGATTATATTGTCCTCACACAAGATCACAATTACAAAGCCAATCCTTCTTGGAAATCAGACCCCAAGCTTCGCTTCCTTCGTGAATATCAACTCAAGGCCATTAAGGCAATTCAAGAAAGCGTTAAACAAGGTAAAGACCGCTTTCTGTTCGAAATGGCAACAGGGACAGGAAAAACACTTGTCTCTGCGGCAGTCATCAAGCTGTTCCTGCGGACAGGCAACGCGCGGCGGGTCTTGTTTTTGGTGGACAGGCTCGAACTGGAAAACCAAGCCAAGAAAGCCTTTGTCGACTATTTGAAAACAGATTATCAAACTGCCGTTTACAAGGAGAACCGCGATGACTGGCGCAAGGCTGAAATCGTTGTTTCAACCATTCAGTCTTTCATGTCCAAGAATAAGTACAAGCGTATTTTCTCGCCAGATGATTTCGATCTCGTAGTATCTGATGAAGCGCACCGCAGTATCGGCGGGAACAGCCGCGCTGTGTTCGAGTATTTCATCGGCTACAAACTCGGTCTCACCGCCACACCCAAGGATTACTTGAAGAACTTCGATCCTGAAAACCAAAACGACCCGCGCGAATGGGAGCGGCGTGTTTTGATGGATACCTATAAAACCTTCGGTTGTGAAAATGGCATACCAACCTATCGGTATTCGTTGTTGGATGGCGTCATAGAAGGCTTTCTCATTAACCCTGTCGTGGTGGATGCACGCACCGATGTCACTGCCAAAATGCTTTCCGATGAAGGGTATGCCGTACTTGTTCCCAGGGAAGAAGAGGGCGAAAACGAGGAAAACAACGAGGAGGTTGAAGAAACTTTCATCCGAAGTGACTTTGAGAAAAGGTTTTTCTCCGATGACACCAATCGCGTCTTCTGCGAGACTTTTCTTCAACATGCCCTGCATGACCCCCTCAGCGATGAGATCGGGAAAGGCATCGTCTTTTGTGTCAGCCAGACCCATGCTTCAAAAATCACCCAATTGCTGAATGAGATCGCGGACAGGATGTTCCCCGGCAAATACCAATCCGATTTTGCCGTTCAGGTCACTTCATGGATACCCGACGCCCAGCAGTTTGCCATCAACTTCTCGAACAACAACCTGCGCGGATCGGCAAACTTTATCGAGAGCTATAAAACCAGCAAGGCACGCATCTGTGTGACTGTCGGCATGATGACCACGGGTTACGACTGCCCCGATATTCTCAATCTGGCTTTCATGCGCCCCGTGTTCTCACCAACCGACTTCATCCAGATCAAGGGACGCGGCACGCGCAAGCATGAATTCACCGAGCAGATCACCGACCCGTTATGGAAGAAAAACATTGGCACACAACAAAAAGATAAGTTCAAATTATTCGACTTTTTCGCCAACTGTGAATACTTTGAGGAAGACTTCAATTACAACGAAGTCTTGAAGTTGCCGCGCCTGGGCAGAACTGGAGGAACGGGCGGCGAGGCAGGCGCAGGCGGAGTTTCCTATGTCGTGGAAGGTTTTGAAAGCACATTGCCCGATGCCATCAAGTCCGTGCGGGAAACCGCCATTGGACCTGAAGGCATGCGCGTGGACAGGATGTACTTCCAGAAGTTCGAGGAGCAGATCAAGCAGGATGACTTTGCTGTACAAAAAGCCGAAGCAGGCGACTTGGAAGCCATCATCAAGCACATCGAGGAAAATATCTTCGATAAGCCTGAGGAGTTCTTCAACCTTGAAAAACTACGCAGGTCTTTGAATATTGACCGCCGTGTTACTCTGCGCGAGATCGTGGAAGTCATCTTCGGGCTGAAACCTTATTTCAAGACCAGGGATGAAATGCTTGATGAAGAATTTGACAAATTCGATAGCCGTTTTATGCCTGATGAAAAGCAATTTACGCCAGCCAGGAATTTCTTCAAGACCTATGTCCTTGAGCCTGATTTTCGCAGTAAAGTAAATGAAGGAGATTTTGCCTACCTCATGGGAAGCCATGCTGGCGGTGAGTCTTTACGGAATTTGACGATAGAATTACGAAATAAGATCATCGAGTATATAAAAGATTATGTATCATTCAATCAGTTTGTATAA
- a CDS encoding toll/interleukin-1 receptor domain-containing protein — MESINLFKLPPKVFISYSHADRGFVEKLAHDLARNQILVWWDEWEIKVGDSLLQKIEAGITTTSYLIVVLSSTSVASVWVQEELRAALTRQLQEKRTIVLPVLLDNCEIPLFLRDKRYADFRDNYDSGFKNLIHAINSPDVGVQGREEIKEYFNDYAIDWHRKDGLYGFKVELTSHSPKLPYSVKANITANTNDKLSARLDQYIVAGFSWVIPSMLMIQITDAISIKPPILYIEDV, encoded by the coding sequence ATGGAATCAATTAACTTATTCAAATTACCTCCAAAGGTGTTTATTAGTTATTCTCATGCAGATAGAGGCTTTGTAGAAAAGCTGGCACATGATTTAGCCCGAAATCAAATTCTTGTGTGGTGGGATGAATGGGAAATTAAAGTTGGTGATTCTTTACTTCAGAAGATTGAAGCTGGTATAACAACCACATCCTATCTTATAGTTGTGCTTTCTTCTACTTCCGTTGCTTCAGTGTGGGTACAAGAAGAACTTCGAGCGGCACTAACTAGGCAGTTACAAGAGAAGAGAACTATCGTACTTCCAGTACTGTTAGATAACTGTGAAATACCCTTGTTTTTAAGAGACAAAAGATACGCGGATTTCAGAGATAACTACGATTCTGGATTTAAGAATTTGATACATGCTATCAACTCTCCTGACGTGGGTGTTCAAGGAAGAGAAGAAATAAAAGAATATTTTAACGATTACGCCATTGATTGGCATAGAAAAGACGGTTTGTATGGCTTCAAAGTTGAATTAACAAGTCACAGTCCTAAATTACCCTATTCTGTTAAAGCTAACATTACTGCCAATACAAATGATAAATTGTCTGCTCGCTTAGATCAATATATAGTCGCAGGATTTTCATGGGTGATTCCAAGTATGTTAATGATTCAAATCACAGATGCAATTTCAATAAAACCACCGATACTATACATTGAGGATGTATAG
- a CDS encoding transposase, with the protein MPKRKRLSALQKAQIVLEVIREDKSVAQIATENSVHPNQIHKWKRQALEDFAQLFEDDRKGERAREAEHEKQINELYAEIGRLSAQLSWLKKKSGFKFE; encoded by the coding sequence ATGCCCAAAAGAAAACGCCTATCAGCTCTTCAAAAGGCACAAATCGTCTTGGAAGTCATCCGAGAAGACAAAAGTGTGGCACAGATCGCGACCGAAAACAGCGTTCATCCGAACCAAATCCACAAATGGAAAAGACAAGCGCTGGAAGACTTTGCCCAACTCTTTGAGGATGATCGCAAAGGCGAACGCGCTCGTGAAGCCGAACATGAAAAACAGATCAACGAACTGTATGCCGAGATTGGGCGATTGAGCGCTCAATTATCATGGCTGAAAAAAAAATCTGGCTTCAAATTTGAGTAG
- a CDS encoding IS3 family transposase produces MLEKDNPEMPLKTQADLLGISYSSLFYEPVPPSARELAIKRRIDEIYTACPFYGSRKIAVQLHPEFGVSRPTVQAYMREMGIFALVPGPHTSTPAPQHQIYPYLLRNVTAARPNHIWGIDITYIRLQHGWLYLTAVLDWYSRYVLSWALSQTLEMEFVLTAVDNALFQAKPEIWNSDQGSHFTSPKYLERLQREEIKISMDGRGRAVDNIFTERLWRTIKYEEVYLHEYASPKEAHRQLANYIRFYNFQRPHQALDYLTPAQVHGACKPHALAVDSTLTNHSTLN; encoded by the coding sequence ATGTTGGAAAAAGACAACCCAGAAATGCCGCTGAAAACACAGGCAGATCTACTTGGGATCAGTTACTCAAGTCTGTTCTATGAGCCTGTGCCGCCTTCCGCGCGAGAGTTGGCAATCAAACGGCGCATCGATGAAATCTACACAGCTTGTCCATTCTACGGCTCACGCAAAATCGCCGTTCAGTTGCATCCTGAGTTTGGTGTTTCGCGCCCAACGGTGCAAGCCTATATGCGCGAAATGGGCATTTTTGCCCTGGTTCCAGGTCCGCACACAAGTACACCTGCCCCACAGCACCAGATTTATCCATACCTGCTGCGAAACGTGACCGCCGCGCGTCCCAATCACATCTGGGGCATCGACATTACCTACATCCGACTTCAGCATGGCTGGCTGTACCTCACGGCAGTGCTGGACTGGTATTCTCGCTATGTTCTGAGTTGGGCGCTCAGTCAGACCCTGGAGATGGAGTTCGTGCTAACCGCCGTGGACAATGCTTTATTCCAAGCCAAGCCTGAAATCTGGAATAGCGATCAAGGTAGCCACTTCACCAGCCCGAAATATTTGGAGCGCCTACAGCGTGAAGAAATCAAGATCAGCATGGATGGACGCGGACGCGCCGTGGATAACATTTTCACTGAAAGATTGTGGCGCACCATCAAGTACGAAGAAGTTTATCTGCATGAATACGCCAGCCCAAAGGAGGCTCATCGACAGCTCGCCAATTACATCCGTTTCTACAATTTTCAACGTCCCCACCAGGCGCTGGATTACCTGACGCCCGCGCAAGTGCATGGGGCTTGCAAGCCCCATGCACTTGCAGTAGACTCAACCTTAACAAATCACTCCACCTTAAACTAA